GCGACATCGCCCCGGGCACGGTGCTGAGCGAGGGCGATGTCGAGCTGGTGGCGGCCGAGCTCCCGGCCGGCACCAGGGGCCGAGCCTTCACCGCCCCGGCCCAGGTGCTGGGGGCGGTGGCCGTCGGCCCCCTGTCGGAGGGCGAGCTGGTCCAGGCCGGCGGCCTGGCCGACGGTGTCGACGCCGCCGTGCCCACCTTCTCCCTGGCCGTCCCCACCGCGGCCGCCAACGGCGGCGTGCTGGAGCGGGGCGACACGGTGCAGGTCTTCGCCACCTACGGCAGCGACACCACCGCCACCACCCGGCTCCTGGCCGCCGAGGCCGGTGTCGTCGGGGTGGACGGGGGCGACACCGAGCTGGGCACCGCCGACCAGGTCCAGGTCATCCTGGCCATCCGCTCGGCCGAGGAGCGCTCACGGGTCATCAACGCCGCCGTGAGCGGGGCGGTGTCCCTGGTCCGGACCACGGGGGCGGCGGCGCCCGGCACCGTCCCCGACCACCGCCCCGACCTCGACGGGGACACCGCGGCCAGCCGGGCCCCCGACCGGGCGGCGGGGGGCTGATGGAGGGCGAGCGCTACGTCCTCCTGGGCCTGGGCACGACCCGGTCGCCGTGGTTCACCGAGGTGGCCCGGTGGGCCACCGCCGGCTCGCTCCCGGCCGAGTTCGTCAAGTGCATGTCGGTCGAGGAGCTCCGGGTCCGGCTCACCAGCGGCCGGCCCTTCTCCAGCGTGCTGGTCGACGCCCGCTCCGGCGCCGTCGACCGCGACCTGCTCGACGTGGCCTCCCGCCAGCGGGTGTCGGTGCTGGTGGTCGACGGCACCGGGGACGACCGGTGGCTGGCCCTGGGGGCGACGGCCGTCCTGCCCGCCGACATGACCCGCGACCAGCTCGTCGCCGCCCTCGGCGACCACAGCCGGCTCATCGGCGCCGCCACCCACCTGCCTGTGGGCGACGCACCCACCGCGGCCGACACCCCGACCGCGGCCGGGCCCCTGGTGGCGGTGACCGGGGCGGGCGGTGCCGGCACCTCGACGGTGGCCATGGCCCTGGCCCAGGCCCTGGCCGAACCGGCGGCCGGGCGGGCCGTGGTGCTGGCCGACCTTTGCCTCGACGCCGATCAGGCCATGCTCCACGACGCCCGCGACATCGTGCCCGGCGTGCAGGAGCTGGTGGAGGCCCACCGGGCCGGCCGGCCCGCCCCGGCCGAGGTCCGCGGCCTGACCTTCGAGGTGGTCAGCCGGGGCTACGACCTCCTCCTCGGGCTCCGGCGCCACCGCGACTGGGCGGTGCTGAAGCCCCGCAGCTTCGCCGCCGCCCTCGCCGGCCTGCGGGCGGCCTACGACGCGGTGGTGGCCGACGTCGACGCCGACCTCGACGGGGAGGCCGAGTGCGGCTCGGTGGAGGTCGAGGAGCGCAACGTGATGGCCCGGACCACCGTGGCCCAGGCCGACGCCGTGGTGGCGGTGGGCACGCCGGGGGTGAAGGGCCTGCACGCCTTGGTGCGCACCGTCGACCGGCTGCGCGACCACGGTGTGGACCCGGAACGGATCGTCGCCGTGGTCAACCGGTCGGCCCGCGCCGCCCGGGGCCGGGCCGAGATGGGCCGCAGCTTCGCCGACCTGTCGGGGCGGGGCCGGGCCGGCCCGCCGGTGGTGGGGCCCGTCCACCTGACCGAGCGACGGGGCCTCGACGACCTGCTGCGCGACGGGGCGCCCCTCCCCCGCGGCCTGGCCGCCCCCGTCGCCGGCGCCGTGGCCCACGTCCTGGTCGCCGTCGGGCCGCTCCCGGCGCCGGCCGGCGGCCCGGTGCCCGTGGCCGCCGGCTCGCTCGGCCGCTGGGCCGAGCAGGAGGCGGCCGGATGACCGACGTCTCCCCCCTGGTCGAGATCGAGCGGGCCGTCCTGGATCGGGCCCAGGGCATCGCCCTCGACATGGGCGGCCTCGACGGCCGCGCCCGGCTCCGGGGCCTGGTCGAGGACGAGGTGGCGCGCTGGTCGAGCGACTTCAAGCGGGGCCTGCGGGCCTTCGACCTGGCCGACCCGGGCACCGTCACCGAGCGGGCCCATCGCAACCTGTGCGGGTACGGCCCCCTCGAGCCCCTGCTCGCCGACGACGACGTGTGGGAGGTCATGATCAACGCCCCCGACGAGATCTTCGTCAAGCGCCACCAGGGGCCCTCCGGCTACCACGACGAGGTCTTCCACGACGACGCCCACGTGGTGCGCACCCTGACCAAGGTCCTCGACGACGCCTCCGGGGCCCACCGCACCCTGGACCCGGCCGAGGGCCTGCAGGACGCCCAGCTCGACGACGGCAGCCGGCTCCACATCGTCCACCAGGACATCGCCCGGGGCGGCCACGTGATGGCCAACATCCGGAAGTTCACCGGCGTGGTGTTCCACGACCTCGACCAGCTCGTGGCCCGCGACATGCTCTCCCGCCCCGTCGCCGCCTTCCTCGCCGCCTGCGTCCGCTCCCGCCTGTCGATGGTGGTGGCCGGCGCCCCCGGCTCGGGCAAGACCACCATGCTCTCCTGCTGCGCGGCCGAGCTGGACCCCCACCTGCGGGTCGTCACCGCCGAGGAGGTGCTGGAGATCAGCATCCCCCTGCCCAACGTGGCCGCCCTCCAGACCCGGCCGGCCCGGCCCGACCGCCCGGCGGTGGACCTCCGCCGCCTGGTCGCCGGCTTCCTCCGCATGGCCCCCGACGTGGCCATCGTGGGCGAGGTGCGGGACCGGGAGGCCCTGCCGCTCCTCCTCACGTTGTCGTCGGGGGTGAAGGGGTTCACCACCATCCACGCCGGCTCCGCCCGCCAGGCCCTCTCCCGGCTCCGCTTCGTGTGCCAGCTCTCGGAGAGCGACCTGCCCCTACCCGCCCTCAACAGCCTCGTCACCGAGGCGATCGACGTGGTGGTCCACTGCGCCCGCACCCCCGCCGGCCCCCGGGTCACCGAGGTGATCGCCGTCGAGGACATGGCCGCCAGCCCCGACAGCGCCGCCTTCACCGTCAC
This DNA window, taken from Acidimicrobiales bacterium, encodes the following:
- a CDS encoding ATPase, T2SS/T4P/T4SS family — translated: MTDVSPLVEIERAVLDRAQGIALDMGGLDGRARLRGLVEDEVARWSSDFKRGLRAFDLADPGTVTERAHRNLCGYGPLEPLLADDDVWEVMINAPDEIFVKRHQGPSGYHDEVFHDDAHVVRTLTKVLDDASGAHRTLDPAEGLQDAQLDDGSRLHIVHQDIARGGHVMANIRKFTGVVFHDLDQLVARDMLSRPVAAFLAACVRSRLSMVVAGAPGSGKTTMLSCCAAELDPHLRVVTAEEVLEISIPLPNVAALQTRPARPDRPAVDLRRLVAGFLRMAPDVAIVGEVRDREALPLLLTLSSGVKGFTTIHAGSARQALSRLRFVCQLSESDLPLPALNSLVTEAIDVVVHCARTPAGPRVTEVIAVEDMAASPDSAAFTVTDVFRRGGIDGPLRWTGQLPQRLEGPLRDAGFDLRALLDDGPGLPPAPPGAAPAAPALLGSGR
- a CDS encoding SAF domain-containing protein, producing the protein MTATHIRPPRPAGGPGPGAGPAGDGGGRPIRPRRGLPGGRAVVGGLLVAVAAVGTFAAATGAGRGPGHQVVVAARDIAPGTVLSEGDVELVAAELPAGTRGRAFTAPAQVLGAVAVGPLSEGELVQAGGLADGVDAAVPTFSLAVPTAAANGGVLERGDTVQVFATYGSDTTATTRLLAAEAGVVGVDGGDTELGTADQVQVILAIRSAEERSRVINAAVSGAVSLVRTTGAAAPGTVPDHRPDLDGDTAASRAPDRAAGG